Proteins encoded in a region of the Frondihabitans sp. 762G35 genome:
- the prfB gene encoding peptide chain release factor 2, whose protein sequence is MIELDFSDRIAALRSTFADISAVIGVERLESEIASLEQEASDPEIWNDTDNAQRVTSDLSHRKAELEKIQTTGQRLDDLEVLVEMANEGDDQESADEAAAELKSIQAMMDTLEIQTLLDGEYDPRPAVITIRAGAGGVDAADFAEMLLRMYLRYAEQHGFKTTVMDTSYAEEAGIKSATFEVDAPYAFGTLSVEAGTHRLVRMSPFGAAGKRQTSFAAVEVIPLMEETESIEIPENDIRVDVFRSSGPGGQSVNTTDSAVRITHLPTGTVVSMQNEKSQIQNRAAAMRVLQSRLLLLQKEAENAKKKELAGNITASWGDQIRSYVLAPYQMVKDLRSEFEVNNPSNVFDGDLDGFLSAGIRWRKRGDDD, encoded by the coding sequence ATGATCGAGCTCGACTTCTCCGACCGGATCGCCGCGCTGCGGTCCACCTTCGCCGACATCTCCGCCGTCATCGGCGTGGAGCGGCTCGAGTCCGAGATCGCGTCGCTCGAGCAGGAGGCGTCCGACCCGGAGATCTGGAACGACACCGACAACGCGCAGCGCGTCACGAGCGATCTGAGCCACCGCAAGGCCGAGCTCGAGAAGATCCAGACGACGGGGCAGCGTCTCGACGACCTCGAGGTGCTCGTCGAGATGGCGAACGAGGGCGACGACCAGGAGTCCGCCGACGAGGCCGCGGCCGAGCTCAAGAGCATCCAGGCGATGATGGACACCCTCGAGATCCAGACGCTCCTCGACGGCGAGTACGACCCGCGCCCCGCCGTGATCACCATCCGCGCGGGGGCCGGGGGAGTCGACGCCGCCGACTTCGCCGAGATGCTCCTGCGCATGTACCTGCGCTACGCCGAGCAGCACGGCTTCAAGACCACCGTGATGGACACCAGCTACGCCGAGGAGGCGGGCATCAAGTCGGCCACCTTCGAGGTCGACGCCCCGTACGCCTTCGGCACGCTCAGCGTCGAGGCGGGGACCCACCGTCTGGTCCGCATGTCGCCGTTCGGCGCCGCGGGCAAACGCCAGACGAGCTTCGCCGCCGTCGAGGTCATCCCGCTCATGGAGGAGACCGAGTCGATCGAGATCCCCGAGAACGACATCCGCGTCGACGTCTTCCGCTCGTCGGGCCCCGGCGGCCAGTCGGTCAACACGACCGACTCCGCCGTGCGCATCACCCACCTCCCCACCGGCACGGTCGTCTCGATGCAGAACGAGAAGAGCCAGATCCAGAACCGCGCCGCGGCCATGCGGGTGCTGCAGTCGCGGCTCCTGCTCCTGCAGAAGGAGGCGGAGAACGCGAAGAAGAAGGAGCTCGCCGGGAACATCACGGCGAGCTGGGGCGACCAGATCCGCAGCTACGTGCTGGCGCCCTATCAGATGGTCAAAGACCTGCGGAGCGAGTTCGAGGTCAACAACCCCTCGAACGTCTTCGACGGCGACCTCGACGGCTTCCTCTCGGCGGGGATCCGCTGGCGCAAGCGCGGCGACGACGACTGA
- the ftsE gene encoding cell division ATP-binding protein FtsE, which produces MIRFDEVSKFYAGNPRPALNGITLEILKGEFVFLVGASGSGKSSFLRLVLKEEKPSKGQIHVLGQRLGTLSSRKVPYFRRNLGVVFQDFRLLPQKSVFDNVAFTLQVIGKSRGYIQEAVPDVLKMVGLAGKAQRLPHELSGGEQQRVAIARAIVNRPAVLLADEPTGNLDPSTSAGIMTLLDRINASGTTVLMATHDAGIVDQMQRRVIELSGGTIVRDERSGGYQTQAVPIQRVGLEATPDPTQTAFVQEAAQ; this is translated from the coding sequence ATGATTCGCTTCGATGAGGTCTCCAAGTTCTACGCCGGCAACCCCCGTCCGGCTCTCAACGGCATCACCCTGGAAATCCTGAAGGGTGAGTTCGTCTTCCTCGTCGGTGCCTCCGGCTCCGGCAAGTCGAGCTTCCTGCGCCTCGTGCTGAAGGAGGAGAAGCCCTCGAAGGGGCAGATCCACGTCCTCGGCCAGCGCCTCGGCACGCTCTCGAGCCGCAAGGTGCCCTACTTCCGCCGCAACCTGGGCGTCGTCTTCCAGGACTTCCGCCTGCTGCCGCAGAAGTCGGTGTTCGACAACGTCGCCTTCACCCTGCAGGTCATCGGGAAGAGCCGCGGCTACATCCAGGAGGCCGTCCCCGACGTGCTCAAGATGGTCGGCCTCGCCGGCAAGGCCCAGCGCCTGCCGCACGAGCTCTCGGGAGGCGAGCAGCAGCGTGTCGCGATCGCGCGCGCCATCGTCAACCGTCCCGCGGTCCTGCTGGCCGACGAGCCGACCGGAAACCTCGACCCCTCGACGAGCGCCGGCATCATGACGCTCCTCGACCGGATCAACGCCTCCGGGACGACCGTGCTCATGGCCACCCACGACGCGGGCATCGTCGACCAGATGCAGCGGCGCGTCATCGAGCTCTCCGGCGGCACGATCGTGCGCGACGAGCGCTCCGGCGGGTACCAGACCCAGGCGGTCCCGATCCAGCGCGTCGGCCTCGAGGCGACGCCCGACCCGACCCAGACCGCGTTCGTCCAGGAGGCCGCCCAGTGA